From [Flavobacterium] thermophilum:
CTTTTCCTTCGAGCCCTAATTCCGCAAGCAGCTTCTTGTTTTTCGGCAGTGGGCGAAACACATCCGTGTTGACGCCGTTCGGCAATAAAAAGACATCCTCGGGCGCTTTCCCTTGCTCAATCATATAATCGCGAATGCCTTCCGTCGCGGCGGCGATTTTCCACGCCTTCCGGTATAAAAACAGCTCGAGCCATCTCGCCATTCGGATGAACAGCCGATTTTTCAAAATGCCGAGCTCAACGGCCGATTCCGGCCAAATGTCGGCGACGTTGAAAACAAACTTCGCCCGTTTCAACTTCGCGCCCACGTACCCGGTGATCCCTAAAAACAACGGCGGGGAATTGCAAATGATCACATCCGTCGGCTTCGCTTTCACAAGCAGCGAATAAAACGAGCTGAACGTAAACGAAAAATACGAAGCGAGCCGTTTCCAAAAGCTCCCCTTTGGCGACGGATAAATCCATGTCCGATGAACGGGAATGCCGTCCCATTGTTCGAACAAATAAAACAGGCCGCGGTATGGCTTGGGGATGACGCCGTGCGGGTGATGCGGGAACGCCGTGAGCACTTCCACTTGATGCCCCCGTTTGATCAGCTCCTTGCTCACCTCATACACACGAATTTGCGGTGCGCCTGTTTCCGGCGGGAAGTGTTGGCATAGGTAAATGATCCTCATGGCCCGCTCCACACCACTTTCCCAAAAAATCGCAAACGAACGTTCCATTTCGAGCGCCAAGAGGCGAGCGCAAACGAGGCGTGGAAAAGGGGAAACGCCCCCCTGGCATCGTCCCGCTGTCCTTGGATGGATAATCGTTGCCGCGAACCGACGGTCATCATGAGCTTGCCAACGGAAAGCCGCCGGCTTCGCGACTTAGCCTCCGCTTTCGGCAACAAACGAGCACCAACCGCGGCGGCTGATATGACGGCTTTGTTTCTCATCGACTCCCTCCACCGCCTTTCAACGTTTGCTCATACAATCGGATCATGCGCATCGCATTTTCCGTCCAATCGTAATGTTCATGGACATGGTTGACGCCGTTTTCCCCCATTCGTTGCCGCAGCCTCTCATCAAGCAGCAGCCGTTCGAACGCCTCCGCCAGCTTTTCCGGACTGTTTTTCGGCACGATCAACCCCGTTGTTCCCTCACGGACGACTTCCGGCAGCCCGCCGACGTTGGAGACGACAACGGGAACGCCGCACGCCATCGCCTCGACGGCGGCAACGCCAAAACTTTCGCTGTCTTCAGTCGAAGGCACGGCGAAAATATCCATTTGATTGATATACAGCGGCACTTGTTCGTTCGGAACTTTGCCGGCAAACGTCGTCACGGATTGGATGCCGAGGCGGGCGCACAGCTCCTCGTATTCACTCCGCTGCGGCCCGTCGCCGACGATCAACAGCTCCGTTTGCGGATGCCGCTCGTGCACAATGGCAAACGCCCGAATCAAATCGGCGATCCCGTACTTGTCGGAAAGAGCTTTCACCGTGCCGATCGTCACGGTCCGTTTCGGCTGTTTCGGCAACGGTTTGAAGCGGGCGACATCAACACCAAACGGCGTCACTTCGATCGGTTTGTCCGTATACTTTCCGGTTTCTTTCGCCATCACACGGCTTGTCGAACAAATGACATCCGCACGCTGGAATGTATATTCAAGCATCCGTCGGTTCCAACGATTGGCATTCGGAAACTGATACACGTCGCGCCCCCAGACGGAGACGTAAAACGGATGATACCCCGCAAGC
This genomic window contains:
- the pimB_1 gene encoding GDP-mannose-dependent alpha-(1-6)-phosphatidylinositol monomannoside mannosyltransferase, producing the protein MRIIYLCQHFPPETGAPQIRVYEVSKELIKRGHQVEVLTAFPHHPHGVIPKPYRGLFYLFEQWDGIPVHRTWIYPSPKGSFWKRLASYFSFTFSSFYSLLVKAKPTDVIICNSPPLFLGITGYVGAKLKRAKFVFNVADIWPESAVELGILKNRLFIRMARWLELFLYRKAWKIAAATEGIRDYMIEQGKAPEDVFLLPNGVNTDVFRPLPKNKKLLAELGLEGKVVFTYAGTMGYAQGLDSVLRAAAIVKAKDERAHFLFVGDGQEREKLMALKEELGLDNVTFYGSVPVEKMPEIFSITDYSIVSLRNIDLFKGARPSKIFPAIATGTPVLYCGEGESAEILETYHCGKIAPPENPEQIAAAVLELLCLPSEEYEKMAENGRKLAVEQYSWIRIVDDLLHALGDETKRESVWPTEQ
- the pimB_2 gene encoding GDP-mannose-dependent alpha-(1-6)-phosphatidylinositol monomannoside mannosyltransferase; protein product: MKVALLAPSKSIHTHKWARFYQTQGIDVKVVTFKDHYGPEQAKEVETVVLPKWLPGKLSYFSTVFSLKRLLASFRPDILHAHYASSYGLIGALAGYHPFYVSVWGRDVYQFPNANRWNRRMLEYTFQRADVICSTSRVMAKETGKYTDKPIEVTPFGVDVARFKPLPKQPKRTVTIGTVKALSDKYGIADLIRAFAIVHERHPQTELLIVGDGPQRSEYEELCARLGIQSVTTFAGKVPNEQVPLYINQMDIFAVPSTEDSESFGVAAVEAMACGVPVVVSNVGGLPEVVREGTTGLIVPKNSPEKLAEAFERLLLDERLRQRMGENGVNHVHEHYDWTENAMRMIRLYEQTLKGGGGSR